GCACTGAAAGCGCAAGACAAACCTGCATGGTGCCCCGGGCGTGAACAGGCATACCTGGGTGTGTTGGTGGATGATTTAATTTCTCTCGGCACCCAAGAACCCTACCGGATGTTCACCAGCCGTGCGGAATACCGATTGCTCTTACGTGAAGACAACGCCGATTTACGCCTAACCGAAACCGGCCGCGAGTTGGGTTTGGTAGACGATATCCGCTGGGCTGCGTTTAATGAAAAACGCGAAGCCATTGCGCGTGAAGCCGAACGTTTGAAAGATACCTGGGTACAAGCCGGTAGCAGTGAAGCCAAAATGTTGGAATCCAAAATCGGCAATCCACTGTCGCGTGAATACAACTTGCACGATTTATTAAAACGCCCGGAGCTCCGCTACGAAGACTTACCAAAGCCTTCTGCAGAACCCGTAAGCGGAGATGTTTCAGAGCAGGTTGAAATTGCCATTAAATACGCAGGCTACATAGATCGTCAGCAAGAAGACATCGACAGGCTGCGCGCCAACGAGGCATTGGCATTGCCCGAGGCGCTGGATTACCAGGCGGTAGACGGTTTATCCAACGAGGTAAAACAAAAACTGGCCGAGGCAAAACCGCAAACACTGGCGCGCGCGGCACGCATACCTGGCGTTACACCTGCGGCAGTTTCACTGTTGATGATTTATTTAAAAAAGCGCGGGTTGCTTAAAAAAACCAGCACCACAGCCGTATAAAAATTAGCGAGAAAACGCATGGATTCAAAAGCGCTGTTTTCCGATCAGCTTGAACGCGGCTTATCGCAAATGGGAATTTCTGCAAGTGTTGAGCAGCAACGCTTGCTGGTAAGTTATTTGTTGTTGTTTGAAAAATGGAACAAGGCTTACAACTTATCGGCCGTTCGCGATCGTGAACAAATGATTTCGCGCCACCTGCTAGACAGCCTGGTGGTGCTGCCATTGCTGCGCGGTAAACGTTTTATTGATGTGGGCACCGGTGGCGGCCTGCCCGGCATTCCCCTTGCCATCATGAAGCCCGATTGTGAATTTACATTGCTCGATAGCAATGGCAAAAAAACGCGATTTTTATTTCAGGTAAAAACGGAACTTGAATTAAACAACGTCACCGTGGAAAACCGCCGGGTGGAATCGTTCAAACCGGCCGCAGCCTTTGACGGGGTGATCAGCCGGGCATTCGCAAGCCTTCGCGATATGGTTGACGGCTGCGAGTCGCTGGTAAATGCCGAGGGCCGTTTTTGGGCGCTCAAAGGGGTTTACCCTGAAACTGAGTTGAGCGACTTACCAAAACACTATAATGTCGAGGCTTGTCACCCGCTCGATGTGCCCGGTTGCGACGGTGAGCGTCACCTGCTCGAAATCCGCCGCCAACCCGATTGATAACAAGGATAAACCCGTGAGCAAGATTTACGCGATAACCAACCAAAAAGGTGGTGTGGGTAAAACCACAACCTGTGTCAATTTAGCCGCCTCATTGGTTGCCACCAAAAAACGCGTGCTACTGGTAGATCTTGATCCCCAAGGCAACGCCACCATGGGTTCCGGCATCGACAAAAACGATCTGGAAGAATCCGTTTACGATGTGCTTTTGGGTGAGGCAAGCCTGTTGGATGTGATCCTGCACTCAGAGGCCGGTGGCTATGATGTGCTGCCTGCCAACGGTGATCTCACCGCCGCCGAAGTGCGTCTGTTGGAGCTTGATCAGAAAGAAACACGGCTGCGCGCGGCGCTGAAGGAAACCTCTGGCCGCTATGATTTCGTGTTGATTGACTGCCC
This genomic stretch from Simiduia sp. 21SJ11W-1 harbors:
- the rsmG gene encoding 16S rRNA (guanine(527)-N(7))-methyltransferase RsmG, with the protein product MDSKALFSDQLERGLSQMGISASVEQQRLLVSYLLLFEKWNKAYNLSAVRDREQMISRHLLDSLVVLPLLRGKRFIDVGTGGGLPGIPLAIMKPDCEFTLLDSNGKKTRFLFQVKTELELNNVTVENRRVESFKPAAAFDGVISRAFASLRDMVDGCESLVNAEGRFWALKGVYPETELSDLPKHYNVEACHPLDVPGCDGERHLLEIRRQPD